The following nucleotide sequence is from Triticum dicoccoides isolate Atlit2015 ecotype Zavitan chromosome 7B, WEW_v2.0, whole genome shotgun sequence.
GCGGCCTGGGCAGCTCGCCCACGCGGCGAACGGGAAGCGCGTGAAGGCGGCCAGCGGCCTGCGCAGCGCCGACCTCCATGCCTCCAAGGTGTTTGTGCTAATGCACTGAGATAATTTGGGGGTGGTTTGGGGTCAACGAGTGGGAAACAGCTATCCCCATACGGCGTGTTTTGTCCGGACGCCCCCCAAAGCCCTCTCCAAAGTTGTAATCCGGATGCTATATGGGGGCtgcgagtggagatgctcttagggcatctccagccgttggtccCAGGACGCATAAAAATAGCCGGCGATACACTCGATGCTGGGGCAATTTTACGCTCAGTCGTCGCtcccagctcgcccccaggcgtCGAAATTGACCCACTTTGCAGCCTAATTTCGGCGAACaaacggcccatatgggcgagaataggcccatattcggcgtggtttcgccgtgtctcggtGTTCAtttatcaacacaattattccttatcacatatttcatcacagaaaaatcagatacttcaacaaaatactacaacaacaaatagttcaatacaaattatatagttcaacaaataaaaactagtatttcatcacgcggcgtcccccttgagcctccataggtgctcaatcagatctttctgcagttgatgatgcacctgtggatctcggatctcctgacgcatactgagataggcagtccaagttgccggtagctggtgatcaacttcggctagaggaccctgcctgtagtatggttcagtgtcaaacactgggtcttcttgctcgctctcgatgatcatgttgtgcaagatgacacagcaagtcatgatctcccacatttgatctttcgaccagggggtaccgaacaacagcgaatcgagattggagcacaccaaatgcccgctcgacatccttcctacaagcctcctgaaccttcgcaaaccaggcgttcttgcctcctgccacagggtttgagatcgtcttcacaaatgtcgaccatctcggatagatgtcgtcagctagatagtaccccttgttgtattggtgcccattgatctcgaagttcaccggaggagaatggccctcaacgagcttggcaaaaacaggagagcactgcagcatgttgatgtcattgtgagttcctggcataccaaagaaggagtgccaaatccagaggttctgtgtggctaccgcctcaagcaccacactgcaaccgcctttggcgcctttgtacatcccctgccaaccaaatgggcagttcttccatttccaatgcatgcagtcgatgcttccaagcatcccaggaaatcctcttgctgcattctgggctaggatccgagcagtctcttccgcattgggtgctctcaagtattgtggcccaaacactgccatcactgcccgacagaacttgtagaaacactctatgctggtggactcggccatgcgcccatagtcgtcgagtgaatcactgggagctccatatgcaagcatcctcatcgctgtcgtgcacttctggatggaggtgaatccaagagcgccagtgcaatccatcttgcacttgaagtagttgtcgaactcccggatggaattcacaatcctgaggaagagctttcggctcatccgataacggcgccgaaatgttctctcgccatgaagtggagcatcggcgaagtagtcggagtagagcatgcagtggcCTTGCAGACGAtggcggttctttgctttcacccgccccggcgccgagccacctcgacgcggcttttcattgctcgccagcagctgggcgagggcggcgagcaccatcagatgctcttcttcctggacgtcggtcgcggcttcctcctccagcagcgcggcgagctcttcctcctcatcggagtccATCACCGAGTCAGTCAAAAcgtcgaacaccttgcgctcggtgggcgtttacccgccgttaaaccgcgcctccgcggccggaaacggcggccggcAGCGCCCAGTGCtgcgggaggggctgccgcggcgaagcactgctattttccggcggggaatgactatctagcggagtaggccgGCGCCCGTCGCCGGGAtacagctagtggtggccgagggcgcggggggtgcgaggcgagtcgggggaagaaaaacttgacttttcccctgtcggtgtgggccaggcgtgcttttccctagcgccggagcccccaacggctccccagcgcgccgggttcggtctgtgaccgccgggcggaaaaaaggtctgaaccggcgattttcggcgtcctgggggcgcgactaggccgttttttcggcgccggcgccgaaaaagtggcctgggggggccTTAGGCACTATGGTAGGATAAATACACACGGCGGTGAACATAGTAAATACGGTAGACAAATCgggatgcaatcatgtgaataatgCAAACAGCGAGGAATTTCTCTAACAAAAACTATGCATGATTCAGAGTAATGACAACCTATGTTCAGAAAGCAAGCCAGTAATCAAATACTAATGACTGGAGAGTCTGCATCGCCAAGTTTTCATCGCTCTCCACTTATGCACTGAAGACACGCAGCTCCAACAATCTTTTGTACTGGCCTTGTTCTATCTCTGCTTCATTTGCACCATGTAATAACAGGAGCTCAATGACACAATCTTCCCAGTCAATAACATTACATGAgtctcttttctttctcttcttcacaCAGTCCGGAGCATTTGAAATCTCTGTCAGATGATCCTTTTCATTTCGTCTCTTTCGCCATTGATTTTTCCTGATATTTTTTTGTGGTGGACAGACATCTTCATGTCCAAGAGCAGACGGTGAATCAATTGCATTTGCAATACGAGTAGCAGGAGCCTTCATAATTTCATTGATCCGACACTTAGCAGCTTCAatccgtgttcgcctccgcttctgcaAATCCACTCCAGCAGTAAAGGATGGAGGAGGTGCATCATAGCCAATGTCAATATCTGCTTCCTCCTCGAGGGGTTTGTTCTTGGTCTGGGCATTATCCCATGGTTCCAGCTCCAACTCTCTCTTCCACCGCTTCCTCCTGCTAGGAACTTTACCAAAGTTCCCAAGTTCCTTTAGCTGAGCAATCCTCTTCAAGATATTCTGGTAAGTATCTGACATGCATCCCTCTAAGATCTTCAAATCCTCTGGTTCCTTCAACTCTTGCCCATAATTCTTGAAATCGAAATCATCAACATCAAGGGGGTCAATCTGGAAGTACTTGGATTCGTCCAAGTCAACAGATGAGTACTCCTTCACAGTGCTGGCAATGTCTGGACGGAAGCACTCTTGAAACTGTTCCGACTGGCCGGACTGTGACTGCATCTGCATGAGCTGCAGCAGGCTGGGGGCACTTAACTGAAGGTTTCTGGTATTGACGTCGGAGCCCCACGGAAGCAACTTCTGCGCGGCACCCACCAGCGCAGCAACAAGTTCGTTGTATCGGAGGCGGCTGGTGTGCGGCACCGCCGAAATATCCAGGGCAATATCTTCCACAGAGACAGAGGTGACCTTGTTCAGCTCTGCCGCGAAAGCTATCACGCCAGCGACAAGTGGGAGCGGGTGCCTTCCGGTCGTGAGCGACCACTTGGAGGCGCAGCAGAGGAGAAATCGGGCTTGGGAAAGGATGGCATCCCTCTTCTCACCCGCAGCTTCGGTGAGCTTGCCTGAGCGTTCCACCGCGCGTTCGAGCGCGGCGGAGTAGTCAAAGGACGGGAGGGGAGGGAGGTAGAGTTGGGAGGCGATGCGGTACACGAGGTTAGCGAGCGCGAACGTGGTGCAGGCCGCGGCCTCAGCGGCCTCGGCGAAGGAGATCGGAAGGCGGTGGGATCGCGCGACGAGCAAGGTGCAGGCGGCTGCGAGCGCAGGGAGAAAGGCAGTGCCCAGGCAGGCGAGATTCCTGTCGGTGGCGGATTGGGCTATTCTGAGGACCTCGTCGACGCGGCTGGCCGAGAGTGAGAAGCGGGCGGCCATGGAGGTGATGACGTCGGAGGCGGCGTAGAGTTTGTGGTCGAGGTAGGGGGACTGGGAGCTGTGGTGGACGGTGGTGGCAGCGCGACGGTCGAGTTCCCCGCCCTCGGTGAAGCAGGTGGAGTTGACGAACTCGTCGGCGCCGGCGTCGTGGACGACGCCGCAGGCGGTGCAGACGAGCACGCCCGAGGCCGGTTCCGGAATCACCGGGCCCTCGCCGCACGACACGCACGTCGACTCCATCGCGCGCGCGACCAGCGGCGTCCGGTGCGGCGGGGAGGTCAGATGCTGAGGAGGGCGGTGGCTTGAGCGGGAAGAAACGATGAGGGGAAAGAAGGCGGCGGAGAAGCGGAGTAGCAGCTCGATGTGGACGCCGATCTGCAAATTAGGGCTCGCTATGTGTTTGAGGTAGAATATAGGGAATctgttaggtttttctttttaagGGAAAGGGAAATCTGTTACGTAGGGACTCGGACGAAACATTCAACGGAATAAGGCCCTCGACGGAAAAAGGCCCAAGAAGGCCTAAAAGCATCTCTACGGAACTGGATAAGCCCCGGCTCGAAAAATAACTTTTTTTTTGCCCGGAACGAAATGGAAAGATCAGATCCCGAATAAGCCCTCAATCGGAAAAAAAAAACGGTGAGCAGGAAAAATCCCCGCCTGTGCCCCATCTGTTCAGTTTTGGTGGCCATTTTTGGACACTCATGTTGAAGTTTCACCGCGCGCGAGTTCTTCTTTTCCCCGCCTTTCTCCGCTACCGAATCTCGCTGCCGCTTCCCGCCCCCGCTTCCCTGCAGCAGAAAAGAGTCGCCGCCTCCCGCCGGTTCGTTTCCACCTCGTTTCGTACCTGGGGGTGGCGTATCCCGTCCGCGCGGtcgcagctgccgccgccgccatcgatcCGGCGCAAAGCTCGGGGGCAAACGGCAAATCCCATGCTTGAGTAGCTAGGATTTTCTGTATAGGGGAGCAAACGTACGATGCCGGTGGACTCGACGGTTATCAGGCAAGACAGGGACcaagatttacccaggttcggcccctcgtaCGAGGTAAAAACCTACCCCTGCTTGTTTGATCATATTGATGGAGATGATTACAAAGGCGAGACGCGACTTGGCACAAGGTTGATGATGGCTATGGGGGACTACGGTGGATTGTGCGTTCGGTGTCTAGAGAGCCCCCTCCCGTGCCTTTATATACTAGGCTGGGTCCCGGGTGCCCTAGGTCGGTTACAAGTAAGAGTTGGAGTCTATCTCTATTTCTTCTTGCCTTGTACGGTAAGTTTTCCTTGTTTGGGTCCGGCTTGGACTTCTTGCTTTCCTTGTTCAACAATTatgggctgatgacccacaagtgtatgggatcgcaacagtcttCGAGAGAAGTAAAACCCAAAttttttgattcgacacaaggggagccatatGTAAGGACATATTTCTCCTAAGTATATTTTGGTGTTTGTTAACAACATGATTAAATGATCTCAATGTGTACTCAAGTGTTTTAGGAAACATAGAAGCATTGCACATTGTCGGATGATCCCTCAGAGAAAGGAAAAATCTTGAAGACGGTGGCCCTAATTTTACTCgtttatttgagtcataggaaagttgtactatcaagagggacgtCTCTTTGGAATGGTTTGGGAAATGTTGCACCTTCACAAATCACGTCTACACCTTCCCACATTCCTACAATCATTGGGGAAGTTGACAGAAATTTGATCTACCACAGAAAACTCGCAAAATGCACTAATTCCGAGTGGTTCGGAATTCACTCAGAATTCCGGCCGAGTCGGAATTTTCGAATTCACTCCGGACTGGTTCCGAAATGAGTCTCCACTCCCTGTTTTCTATCCGGAGACCAGTGAGCTGGGATTCGGATTATTCCGAGCGTCCGGAAGTCCAGATGAATTCTGGATCCATTCCGGATGTGTATTTCCTCGAAAAAACGGCTAGTTTCCAGTGGACCTATATAAGTCACCCCTTCTTCCCCAAACACACTACCACGACCAGAAATATTTCCCCCACCATTGTTGCAAGATCAAATCAccaagatctctctccctacccaCTCAAACACTCTATCCTTCTAGGATTTGAGGGAGTTGACCTTGATCTACACTTTCACCGAAGGAATTCGATTTCCCCCTCCATTCCATtgagttcttgttactcttgggttctTAGGAGCCCTAGACGGTTCATGGTCGTCCCCGTGGTTTTGGTAGCCGTGGAGACTAGTTGAGGAGCCTTCAATTGAGTTGTGGAGTGTCTCCCTCGACCTTGTGATTCTTGTGGCTTTGGGAGCCGCGGGAATTTGGtgagagcctccaattgagttgtggagtgtGCCTCATCCTTGTAAAGGTTTGTTTGTCTACCTcaaaggtgtgacgcccccgattcaatcgtacactaatcatacacgcaaacgtgtacgatcaagatcagggactcacgggaagatatcacaacacaactctaaaaataaaataagtcataca
It contains:
- the LOC119340185 gene encoding plant-specific TFIIB-related protein PTF2-like, translated to MESTCVSCGEGPVIPEPASGVLVCTACGVVHDAGADEFVNSTCFTEGGELDRRAATTVHHSSQSPYLDHKLYAASDVITSMAARFSLSASRVDEVLRIAQSATDRNLACLGTAFLPALAAACTLLVARSHRLPISFAEAAEAAACTTFALANLVYRIASQLYLPPLPSFDYSAALERAVERSGKLTEAAGEKRDAILSQARFLLCCASKWSLTTGRHPLPLVAGVIAFAAELNKVTSVSVEDIALDISAVPHTSRLRYNELVAALVGAAQKLLPWGSDVNTRNLQLSAPSLLQLMQMQSQSGQSEQFQECFRPDIASTVKEYSSVDLDESKYFQIDPLDVDDFDFKNYGQELKEPEDLKILEGCMSDTYQNILKRIAQLKELGNFGKVPSRRKRWKRELELEPWDNAQTKNKPLEEEADIDIGYDAPPPSFTAGVDLQKRRRTRIEAAKCRINEIMKAPATRIANAIDSPSALGHEDVCPPQKNIRKNQWRKRRNEKDHLTEISNAPDCVKKRKKRDSCNVIDWEDCVIELLLLHGANEAEIEQGQYKRLLELRVFSA